Proteins from a genomic interval of Kitasatospora kifunensis:
- a CDS encoding DUF6542 domain-containing protein, whose amino-acid sequence MAGQRASSSIGEAQDQAHPRARARGAQLPSPRRGADAPLSDQTSAAPAGRAAARSRAAAPRARRATAGMTMLAALGLPVIGAFTDELLGSAPGGVFTTLTVLGTAAAAWLATRNGWWWVLTGVAPVVLLSTAGAELLAHRDKYGDTKAVATGAAKWAVHAFPVMGWAMGAAVLVIMIRLALEKNARSKPARERRGRQKENRRG is encoded by the coding sequence ATGGCAGGCCAGCGGGCGAGCTCGTCCATCGGCGAGGCACAGGACCAGGCGCACCCCCGAGCCAGAGCGCGCGGCGCGCAACTGCCCTCTCCCAGACGCGGTGCCGACGCTCCCCTGTCCGATCAGACCTCGGCGGCACCCGCGGGCCGGGCCGCCGCCCGCTCCCGCGCCGCCGCTCCCCGTGCTCGCCGGGCCACTGCGGGCATGACCATGCTGGCCGCCCTCGGCCTGCCCGTGATCGGCGCGTTCACCGACGAGTTGCTCGGTTCGGCGCCCGGTGGCGTCTTCACCACGCTGACCGTGCTCGGCACGGCCGCGGCCGCCTGGCTGGCCACCCGCAACGGTTGGTGGTGGGTGCTCACCGGGGTGGCACCCGTGGTGCTCCTCAGCACGGCCGGCGCCGAGTTGCTCGCCCACCGGGACAAGTACGGCGACACCAAGGCGGTGGCCACCGGCGCCGCGAAGTGGGCCGTGCACGCGTTCCCGGTGATGGGCTGGGCGATGGGCGCCGCGGTGCTGGTGATCATGATCCGGCTGGCCCTGGAGAAGAACGCCCGCTCGAAGCCCGCACGTGAGCGGCGCGGGCGGCAGAAGGAGAACCGCCGTGGCTGA
- a CDS encoding LCP family protein — protein sequence MADRPRTDRRPPGARPRPKAKRRSPLLVAGRTMACVTSLAVLGTCGFTWYAYTSLTNGLTTSSALSEIQKGAPPHLDNSVNLLLIGLDSRKDMNGNDLPGQFVQDELHAGSSSDVGGYNTNTLMVMHIPANGGQVTALSIPRDDWVQTVNADGKMHKIKEAYGIAKAAFEAKNASRGLSKPDMERQSRDAGRKATLATVQSFLGIPIDHFAEVNLKGFYDIAQAVGPVQVCLKAATKDPAMEGQGSGADFTKGLNTLNASQALSFVRQRHNLAGGDFDRTHRQQAFISSVIAKLKGDGVIGDLGKMQKLFDVVKQDVVIDDQWNVLDFAQQAPNLSGGHVEANTLPVAQLSKINGQDVNIVDPVQIKRIVQQLTGHDPAPADNAVTGGGVPSSAPAAPSTAPSSAPDPTAKLSGTVDVTNTSTVAHAADTEAKALAALGLTEGRTAQGPHQSRTTVTYGPGEKEAADQVAARYGVTATPGSTVKAGHIQLTLGGNFTPPDAPAAPAPAAPPAGASAGASAPAADPAAGLPMQGNAVKMGGIPCVD from the coding sequence GTGGCTGACCGACCCAGGACCGACCGCCGGCCGCCCGGTGCCAGGCCCAGGCCCAAGGCCAAGCGCCGCTCCCCCCTACTGGTCGCCGGCCGCACGATGGCCTGTGTCACCTCGCTCGCGGTGCTCGGCACCTGCGGCTTCACCTGGTACGCGTACACCTCGCTGACCAACGGCCTGACCACCTCCAGCGCGCTGAGCGAGATCCAGAAGGGCGCCCCGCCGCACCTGGACAACTCGGTCAACCTGCTGCTGATCGGTCTGGACAGCCGCAAGGACATGAACGGCAACGACCTGCCGGGCCAGTTCGTCCAGGACGAGCTGCACGCCGGCTCCAGCAGCGACGTCGGCGGCTACAACACCAACACCCTGATGGTGATGCACATCCCGGCCAACGGCGGCCAGGTCACCGCGCTCTCCATCCCGCGCGACGACTGGGTGCAGACGGTCAACGCCGACGGCAAGATGCACAAGATCAAGGAGGCCTACGGCATCGCCAAGGCCGCCTTCGAGGCCAAGAACGCGAGCAGGGGGCTCTCCAAGCCGGACATGGAGCGGCAGAGCCGGGACGCGGGGCGAAAGGCCACCCTGGCCACCGTGCAGTCCTTCCTCGGGATCCCGATCGACCACTTCGCCGAGGTCAACCTCAAGGGCTTCTACGACATCGCCCAGGCCGTCGGGCCGGTCCAGGTCTGCCTGAAGGCCGCCACCAAGGACCCGGCCATGGAGGGGCAGGGTTCAGGCGCCGACTTCACCAAGGGGCTCAACACCCTCAACGCCTCCCAGGCCCTCTCCTTCGTCCGCCAGCGCCACAACCTGGCAGGCGGCGACTTCGACCGCACCCATCGCCAGCAGGCCTTCATCTCCTCGGTGATCGCCAAGCTGAAGGGCGACGGGGTCATCGGCGACCTGGGGAAGATGCAGAAGCTCTTCGACGTGGTCAAGCAGGACGTCGTGATAGACGACCAGTGGAACGTCCTCGACTTCGCCCAGCAGGCGCCCAACCTGTCGGGCGGCCACGTCGAGGCCAACACCCTGCCGGTCGCCCAGCTCTCGAAGATCAACGGCCAGGACGTCAACATCGTCGACCCGGTGCAGATCAAGCGGATCGTCCAGCAGCTGACCGGGCACGACCCGGCACCGGCCGACAACGCGGTGACCGGTGGCGGCGTCCCGAGTTCGGCCCCCGCCGCGCCCTCGACCGCGCCCAGCTCCGCCCCCGACCCGACGGCCAAGCTGAGCGGCACGGTGGACGTCACCAACACCTCCACCGTCGCGCACGCCGCCGACACCGAGGCCAAGGCGCTGGCCGCGCTGGGCCTCACCGAGGGCCGCACGGCGCAGGGTCCGCACCAGAGCAGGACCACGGTGACCTACGGCCCGGGCGAGAAGGAGGCGGCCGACCAGGTCGCCGCCCGCTACGGCGTCACCGCCACGCCCGGCTCCACCGTCAAGGCCGGGCACATCCAGCTGACCCTGGGCGGCAACTTCACCCCGCCCGACGCGCCTGCCGCGCCGGCCCCCGCCGCTCCCCCGGCCGGTGCCTCCGCCGGTGCCTCGGCGCCCGCCGCCGACCCGGCGGCCGGTCTGCCGATGCAGGGCAACGCCGTGAAGATGGGCGGCATCCCCTGCGTCGACTGA
- the mutM gene encoding bifunctional DNA-formamidopyrimidine glycosylase/DNA-(apurinic or apyrimidinic site) lyase, with translation MPELPEVEVVRRGLARWVSGRTVAEAQVLHPRAVRRQLAGGTDFAARLTGVTLGTAQRRGKYLWLPFADGEFALLGHLGMSGQLLVQDPATPDETHLRVRLRFTDGGRELRFVDQRTFGHLAVEPLETVDGDELPASLGHIARDPLDPRFDDAAFFAALRAKRTTVKRALLDQSLISGVGNIYADEALWRSKLHYDRPTSTLTRPLAATLLANARAVMTAALEVGGTSFDSLYVNVNGESGYFSRSLDAYGREGQPCYRCATLIRREAWMNRSSYFCPRCQRVPRPRATD, from the coding sequence GTGCCCGAGCTGCCCGAGGTCGAGGTGGTTCGGCGCGGCCTGGCCCGCTGGGTGAGCGGGCGCACCGTCGCCGAGGCCCAGGTGCTCCACCCGCGCGCGGTGCGTCGGCAGTTGGCCGGCGGCACCGACTTCGCCGCGCGCCTGACCGGGGTCACCCTGGGGACGGCGCAGCGGCGCGGCAAGTACCTCTGGCTGCCGTTCGCCGATGGCGAGTTCGCGCTGCTCGGGCACCTGGGCATGAGCGGCCAGCTGCTGGTCCAGGACCCGGCCACACCGGACGAGACGCACCTGCGGGTGCGGCTGCGGTTCACCGACGGCGGGCGCGAGCTGCGCTTCGTCGACCAGCGCACCTTCGGCCACCTCGCGGTCGAGCCGCTCGAAACGGTGGACGGGGACGAACTGCCCGCCTCGCTCGGCCACATCGCCCGCGACCCGCTCGACCCGCGCTTCGACGACGCCGCGTTCTTCGCCGCGCTGCGCGCCAAGCGGACCACCGTCAAGCGCGCGCTGCTCGACCAGAGTCTGATCAGCGGCGTCGGCAACATCTACGCGGACGAGGCGCTCTGGCGCTCCAAGCTGCACTACGACCGCCCCACCAGCACGCTCACCCGCCCGCTGGCCGCCACCTTGCTGGCCAACGCCCGCGCGGTGATGACGGCGGCGCTCGAGGTCGGCGGCACCAGCTTCGACAGCCTCTACGTCAATGTGAACGGCGAGAGCGGCTACTTCTCCCGCTCGCTGGACGCCTACGGCCGCGAGGGCCAACCCTGCTACCGCTGCGCGACCTTGATACGGCGGGAGGCCTGGATGAATCGGTCCAGCTACTTCTGCCCGCGCTGCCAGCGCGTACCGCGCCCGCGCGCCACCGACTGA
- the rnc gene encoding ribonuclease III: MSDGNSSRKSSPGNGLKGGGPASTAYDVLEGRLGYQLERALLVRALTHRSFAYENGGLPTNERLEFLGDSVLGLVVTDTLYRIHPDVPEGTLAKLRAAVVNSRALAEVGRGLELGTFIRLGKGEEGTGGRDKSSILADTVEAVIGAIYLDQGLESATEFVHRLFDPLIAESSQLGAGLDWKTSLQELTASVGIGVPEYVVEESGPDHEKTFNAAARVAGEAFGSGTGRSKKEAEQKAAESAWRAIKAKYSDPAAPAA; encoded by the coding sequence ATGTCGGACGGTAACTCATCCCGTAAGTCCTCGCCTGGCAACGGGCTCAAGGGCGGCGGGCCGGCCTCGACCGCATACGACGTCCTGGAAGGGCGCCTCGGGTACCAACTCGAGCGCGCCCTTCTGGTGCGTGCCCTGACGCACCGGTCGTTCGCCTACGAGAACGGCGGTCTGCCCACCAACGAGCGCCTGGAATTCCTCGGCGACTCGGTGCTGGGCCTGGTGGTGACCGACACCCTCTACCGCATCCACCCGGATGTACCGGAGGGCACGCTCGCCAAGCTGCGTGCCGCGGTGGTCAACTCGCGTGCGCTCGCCGAGGTCGGCCGCGGTCTTGAGCTCGGCACCTTCATCCGGCTCGGCAAGGGCGAGGAGGGCACCGGCGGTCGCGACAAGTCCTCGATCCTCGCGGACACCGTCGAGGCCGTGATCGGCGCCATCTACCTGGACCAGGGCCTGGAGTCGGCGACCGAGTTCGTGCACCGGCTCTTCGACCCGCTGATCGCGGAGTCCTCGCAGCTGGGCGCCGGTCTGGACTGGAAGACCAGCCTGCAGGAGCTCACCGCCTCGGTGGGCATCGGCGTGCCGGAGTATGTGGTCGAGGAGTCCGGTCCCGACCACGAGAAGACCTTCAACGCGGCCGCCCGGGTGGCCGGCGAGGCCTTCGGCAGCGGCACCGGCCGCTCCAAGAAGGAGGCCGAGCAGAAGGCGGCCGAGAGCGCCTGGCGGGCGATCAAGGCCAAGTACAGCGACCCGGCCGCGCCCGCGGCCTGA
- the rpmF gene encoding 50S ribosomal protein L32 — MAVPKRKMSRSNTRHRRSNWKAVVPALVACDRCHEPKLGHIACPSCGTYNRRQVLSV; from the coding sequence GTGGCTGTTCCGAAGCGGAAGATGTCGCGCAGCAACACGCGCCACCGCCGTAGCAACTGGAAGGCCGTCGTCCCGGCCCTCGTGGCGTGCGACCGCTGCCACGAGCCCAAGCTTGGTCACATCGCGTGCCCGAGCTGCGGCACGTACAACCGTCGCCAGGTCCTCTCGGTCTGA
- a CDS encoding YceD family protein, whose product MNRLDHRDPLVFDTHELGRRPGSLRKVERTSPAPEGLGIVDVIGVPVGSEMDLKLRLESVVEGVLVTGTTEAHVTGECVRCLEPIEDDLEVDFQELYYYPETDERGRRASSQDELSEEDEEETYRLEGDFFDLQPVLRDAVVLALPLQPVCQEDCLGLCSECGARLSDDPDHHHDAVDPRWAALQGLSAAPGDEGDENKDSDTREGLAENQEK is encoded by the coding sequence GTGAACCGCCTCGACCACCGCGACCCGCTCGTGTTCGACACGCATGAGCTCGGCCGTCGCCCCGGTTCGCTGCGCAAGGTTGAGCGGACTTCCCCGGCACCCGAGGGTCTGGGCATCGTCGACGTGATCGGCGTCCCGGTCGGTAGCGAGATGGACCTGAAGCTGCGCCTGGAGTCGGTGGTCGAGGGAGTGCTCGTCACGGGCACCACCGAGGCCCACGTGACCGGTGAGTGCGTGCGCTGCCTGGAGCCCATCGAGGACGACCTCGAGGTGGACTTCCAGGAGCTGTACTACTACCCCGAGACCGACGAGCGCGGCCGCCGGGCCTCCTCCCAGGACGAACTGTCCGAGGAGGACGAGGAAGAGACTTACCGGTTGGAGGGCGACTTCTTCGACCTCCAACCGGTGCTGCGTGATGCGGTGGTGCTCGCACTGCCGCTGCAGCCGGTGTGCCAGGAAGACTGCCTGGGCCTGTGCTCCGAGTGCGGAGCGCGACTCAGCGACGACCCGGACCACCACCACGACGCCGTCGACCCCCGGTGGGCGGCACTGCAGGGACTCTCCGCCGCCCCCGGCGACGAGGGTGACGAGAACAAGGACAGCGACACCCGTGAGGGTCTCGCCGAGAACCAGGAGAAGTAG
- a CDS encoding ATP synthase F0 subunit B, which translates to MDVQKKVDDIIAVVESARAMPMSASCVVNRAELVALLQGLREELPAELAQAQSVMADHEQVVADARGEADRIIQGAHAERGSLISDTEVVRRAQAEADRILAEAREEVTVKRQEADDYVDSKLANFEVVLTKTLGAVGRGRDKLRGAAGYEAEDGEEFQPAVSPSPEVDEYVDAKLATLQAVLGGTLEAVGRGRDKLIGKAPIDELGAYLAAADQAQQQKDRAEAVAAGLAEAGLRGEDEEQPWYREEVPAQQSWPQEPAAEPAWQGAPSESVYQGATAFQGQEGFQGQVAVPGQAYAEPAAAPYAPQQGGYQDAYSGGYDPAAGHGDPYAGQYYQGQQGGDPYAAGYYQEQQPGYPQAQPQPGYEQGYYQQPAQAVPTVTPASLDETSFFDTSMIDMTKLRELGGR; encoded by the coding sequence GTGGACGTGCAGAAGAAAGTCGACGACATCATCGCCGTGGTCGAGAGCGCCCGTGCGATGCCGATGTCGGCCTCCTGTGTGGTGAACCGGGCCGAGCTGGTGGCCCTGCTGCAGGGGCTGCGCGAGGAGCTGCCCGCCGAGCTCGCCCAGGCCCAGTCCGTGATGGCCGACCACGAGCAGGTGGTGGCCGACGCGCGGGGTGAGGCGGACCGGATCATCCAGGGGGCGCACGCCGAGCGCGGCTCGCTGATCTCGGACACCGAGGTGGTCCGCCGGGCGCAGGCCGAGGCGGACCGGATCCTCGCCGAGGCCCGCGAGGAGGTCACCGTCAAGCGCCAGGAGGCCGACGACTACGTCGACAGCAAGCTGGCCAACTTCGAGGTGGTGCTGACCAAGACGCTGGGCGCGGTCGGCCGCGGCCGCGACAAGCTGCGCGGGGCGGCGGGCTACGAGGCGGAGGACGGCGAGGAGTTCCAGCCGGCCGTCAGCCCCAGTCCGGAGGTCGACGAGTACGTCGACGCCAAACTCGCCACCCTCCAGGCGGTGCTCGGCGGCACCCTGGAGGCGGTCGGCCGCGGTCGCGACAAGCTGATCGGCAAGGCCCCGATCGACGAGTTGGGCGCCTACCTGGCCGCCGCCGATCAGGCCCAGCAGCAGAAGGACCGTGCCGAGGCGGTGGCGGCGGGCCTGGCCGAAGCCGGTCTCAGGGGCGAGGACGAGGAGCAGCCCTGGTACCGCGAGGAGGTCCCCGCCCAGCAGAGCTGGCCGCAGGAGCCCGCGGCCGAGCCGGCTTGGCAGGGGGCGCCCAGCGAGAGCGTCTACCAGGGCGCCACGGCCTTCCAGGGCCAGGAGGGTTTCCAGGGGCAGGTGGCCGTCCCGGGCCAGGCCTACGCGGAGCCGGCCGCCGCCCCGTACGCCCCGCAGCAGGGCGGCTACCAGGACGCCTACTCCGGCGGCTACGACCCGGCGGCGGGCCACGGCGATCCGTACGCGGGGCAGTACTACCAGGGGCAGCAGGGCGGCGACCCGTACGCCGCCGGCTACTACCAGGAGCAGCAGCCCGGTTACCCCCAGGCTCAGCCCCAGCCCGGCTACGAGCAGGGCTACTACCAGCAGCCCGCCCAAGCGGTCCCGACCGTCACGCCGGCCTCGCTGGACGAGACCAGCTTCTTCGACACCAGCATGATCGACATGACCAAGCTGCGGGAGCTCGGCGGCCGCTGA
- the coaD gene encoding pantetheine-phosphate adenylyltransferase yields the protein MRRAVCPGSFDPITNGHLDIIERASKLYDVVHVAVAINKNKQGLFSIEERIALIEETCAPYGNVVVESHQGLLVDFCRERNIPAIVKGLRAVSDFDYELQMAQMNRGLSGVETLFVPTSPTYSFLSSTLVKEVASYGGDVSHLIPAVVHRRLVERIAERAAR from the coding sequence ATGCGCCGCGCCGTCTGTCCGGGTTCCTTCGACCCGATCACCAACGGGCATCTCGACATCATCGAGCGGGCCTCCAAGCTCTACGACGTGGTCCACGTCGCGGTGGCGATAAACAAGAACAAGCAGGGCCTGTTCAGCATCGAGGAGCGGATCGCGCTCATCGAGGAGACCTGCGCGCCGTACGGCAACGTGGTGGTGGAGTCGCACCAGGGCCTGCTGGTGGACTTCTGCCGGGAGCGCAACATCCCGGCCATCGTCAAGGGCCTGCGCGCGGTCAGCGACTTCGACTACGAGCTGCAGATGGCCCAGATGAACCGCGGCCTGAGCGGCGTCGAGACGCTCTTCGTGCCGACCTCGCCGACCTACAGTTTCCTCTCCTCCACGCTGGTCAAGGAGGTGGCCTCGTACGGCGGTGACGTCTCGCACCTGATCCCGGCGGTGGTCCACCGCCGCCTGGTGGAGCGGATCGCCGAACGGGCCGCCCGCTAG
- the rsmD gene encoding 16S rRNA (guanine(966)-N(2))-methyltransferase RsmD, whose protein sequence is MTRVIAGAAGGRRLAVPPGRGTRPTSDKAREAMFSTLESLRGTLAGARMLDLFAGSGAVGLEALSRGAAHVLLVEADAAAARVIRENVKTVALPGAEVRGERAERVLAGPAPAQPYDLLFLDPPYAVTDEELREMLITLRAQGWLTDDGLVTVERSTRGGEFAWPGGFEALRSRRYGEGTLWYGQAV, encoded by the coding sequence ATGACCCGCGTCATCGCCGGAGCGGCCGGCGGCCGCCGACTGGCCGTACCGCCAGGCCGGGGCACCCGCCCCACCTCCGACAAGGCCCGTGAGGCGATGTTCTCCACCTTGGAGTCGCTGCGCGGCACCCTGGCCGGGGCCCGGATGCTCGACCTGTTCGCCGGCTCCGGCGCGGTCGGCCTGGAGGCGCTCTCCCGCGGGGCCGCCCACGTGCTGCTGGTGGAGGCGGACGCCGCGGCGGCTCGGGTGATCCGGGAGAACGTCAAGACGGTGGCCCTGCCCGGCGCCGAGGTGCGCGGCGAGCGGGCCGAGCGGGTGCTGGCCGGGCCGGCCCCGGCGCAGCCGTACGACCTGCTCTTCCTGGACCCGCCGTACGCGGTCACCGACGAGGAGCTGCGCGAGATGCTGATCACACTCCGGGCCCAGGGCTGGCTCACGGATGATGGACTCGTCACCGTGGAACGCAGCACCCGGGGCGGCGAGTTCGCCTGGCCCGGGGGCTTCGAAGCGCTGCGCTCGCGCCGGTACGGCGAGGGCACGCTCTGGTACGGACAGGCTGTCTGA
- the recG gene encoding ATP-dependent DNA helicase RecG has protein sequence MAALDEPLTKLVGDRTAKVLADSLKLRTVGDLLHHYPRRYAERGQLTSLDELEIDEHVTVLARIEKVTLIPFRGRKGDRLEVIVTDGRGRLSLVFFNQGWRQKELRPGQQGLFAGKVGVFNRTRQLASPDYQLLDEDADSQTAQQFAGRMIPVYPASAQMPSWKLSLAIEMALTTHLGEVGEPLPETLRAQRGLLPLPEALELIHRPRNQAELERARDRLRWDEAFVLQVALAQRRAAAHALPAVPRPVRTGGLLEAFDAKLPFTLTAGQQAVGAEIFADLASEHPMHRLLQGEVGSGKTLVALRAMLAAVDAGGQAVLLAPTEVLAQQHHRSIVEMMGELAEGGMLGGSEIGTKVVLLTGSMGVPARRQVLLDMACGDAGIAIGTHALIEDKVQFQDLALVVVDEQHRFGVEQRDALRAKGGQPPHLLVMTATPIPRTVAMTVFGDLETSVLDQLPAGRSPISSHVVPALEKPNFLARAWERIREEVDKGHQAYVVCPRIGDEPEEQAGKKKRKPAADDPEDLGAASDERRPPLSVVETAEMLAKGPLVGLRVEILHGRLAPEAKDEVMKRFSAGQLDVLVATTVIEVGVNVPNATAMVIMDADRFGVSQLHQLRGRVGRGSAPGLCLLVSEMPAGSAARARLEAVAGTLDGFALSKIDLEQRREGDVLGQAQSGAKSSLKVLSVLEDEEVIAEARAEAVELVAADPELTDHQDLRAALAGLLDEDRAAYLDKG, from the coding sequence ATGGCCGCATTGGACGAACCCCTGACCAAACTGGTCGGCGACCGCACCGCGAAGGTGCTCGCCGACAGCCTCAAGCTGCGCACGGTCGGCGACCTGCTGCACCACTACCCGCGCCGGTACGCCGAGCGGGGCCAGCTGACCAGCCTGGACGAGCTCGAGATCGACGAGCACGTCACCGTGCTGGCCCGGATCGAGAAGGTCACCCTGATCCCGTTCCGGGGCCGCAAGGGCGACCGCCTCGAGGTGATCGTCACCGACGGGCGCGGGCGGCTCTCGCTGGTCTTCTTCAACCAGGGCTGGCGGCAGAAGGAGCTGCGCCCCGGCCAGCAGGGGCTCTTCGCCGGCAAGGTCGGCGTCTTCAACCGCACCCGTCAACTGGCCTCGCCGGACTACCAGCTGCTCGACGAGGACGCCGACTCGCAGACCGCGCAGCAGTTCGCCGGGCGGATGATCCCGGTCTATCCGGCCAGCGCCCAGATGCCGAGCTGGAAGCTCTCGTTGGCGATCGAGATGGCCCTCACCACCCATCTGGGCGAGGTCGGCGAGCCGCTGCCCGAGACGCTGCGCGCCCAGCGCGGCCTGCTGCCGCTGCCCGAGGCGCTCGAACTGATCCACCGGCCGCGCAACCAGGCCGAGCTGGAGCGCGCCCGCGACCGGCTGCGCTGGGACGAGGCGTTCGTGCTCCAGGTCGCCCTCGCTCAACGCCGGGCCGCCGCCCACGCGTTGCCGGCGGTGCCCCGCCCGGTGCGGACGGGCGGCCTGCTGGAGGCCTTCGACGCCAAGCTGCCGTTCACCTTGACGGCCGGTCAGCAGGCCGTCGGTGCCGAGATCTTCGCCGACCTGGCGAGTGAGCACCCGATGCACCGGCTGCTGCAGGGCGAGGTCGGTTCCGGCAAGACGCTCGTCGCGCTGCGCGCGATGCTCGCCGCGGTGGACGCCGGCGGCCAGGCGGTGCTGCTCGCGCCCACCGAGGTGCTGGCCCAGCAGCACCACCGCTCGATCGTGGAGATGATGGGGGAGCTGGCCGAGGGCGGGATGCTCGGCGGCTCCGAGATCGGCACCAAGGTGGTGTTGCTGACCGGCTCGATGGGAGTGCCGGCCCGACGCCAGGTGCTGCTCGACATGGCCTGCGGGGATGCCGGGATCGCGATCGGCACGCACGCGCTGATCGAGGACAAGGTGCAGTTCCAGGACCTCGCCCTGGTGGTGGTGGACGAGCAGCACCGGTTCGGCGTCGAGCAGCGCGACGCGCTGCGCGCCAAGGGCGGCCAGCCGCCGCACCTGCTGGTGATGACCGCCACCCCGATCCCGCGCACGGTGGCCATGACGGTCTTCGGCGACCTGGAGACCTCGGTCCTCGACCAGCTGCCGGCCGGCCGCTCGCCGATCTCCAGCCATGTGGTGCCCGCCCTGGAGAAGCCCAACTTCCTTGCCCGCGCCTGGGAGCGGATCCGCGAGGAGGTCGACAAGGGGCACCAGGCCTATGTGGTCTGTCCCAGGATCGGCGACGAGCCCGAGGAGCAGGCGGGCAAGAAGAAGCGCAAGCCGGCCGCCGACGACCCCGAGGACCTGGGCGCCGCGAGTGACGAGCGCCGTCCGCCGTTGAGCGTGGTGGAGACGGCCGAGATGCTGGCCAAGGGGCCGCTGGTCGGGCTGCGGGTGGAGATCCTGCACGGTCGGCTGGCTCCCGAGGCCAAGGACGAGGTGATGAAGCGCTTCTCGGCCGGGCAGCTCGACGTCCTGGTCGCCACCACGGTGATCGAGGTCGGCGTCAACGTCCCCAACGCCACCGCCATGGTGATCATGGATGCGGACCGCTTCGGCGTCTCCCAACTGCACCAGCTGCGCGGCCGGGTGGGCCGCGGCAGTGCGCCGGGGCTGTGCCTGCTGGTCAGCGAGATGCCGGCCGGCAGCGCGGCCCGGGCCCGACTCGAGGCGGTGGCCGGCACACTGGACGGCTTCGCGCTCTCCAAGATCGACCTGGAGCAGCGCCGCGAGGGCGACGTGCTCGGCCAGGCCCAGTCCGGGGCGAAGTCCTCGCTCAAGGTGCTCTCGGTACTGGAGGACGAGGAGGTCATCGCCGAGGCCCGGGCCGAGGCCGTCGAGCTGGTGGCCGCCGACCCGGAGCTCACCGACCACCAGGACCTGCGGGCGGCGCTGGCCGGCCTGCTCGACGAGGACCGCGCCGCCTACCTGGACAAGGGCTAA